In Motacilla alba alba isolate MOTALB_02 chromosome 2, Motacilla_alba_V1.0_pri, whole genome shotgun sequence, the DNA window TATGCCCTTTGGCACACACTGAGTTTTACTCAGTGTACCTCAGTTCATTGTGTCAGGTGTAGTGTTCTTGACATTACAAGTATAAGCTGATTTTTAATACTGGCAACATCCTTGAAGTTCATTAGAATTCTCATGTGATCtctcatttaaattttaattatttggattgacagagacacacacaggaGGGACACTGTACAAATGCTTTAGTATGAGTCGCCAGCAGCtcttataatatttttatttgagagTCTCCAGGTCTTaactttccattttctcccttcCATCGCCACAACAGAGTGATATTTAAACATCTTCTACAAGCCAGGGTCTTGAGTTGTCTCCAAATTgacagctgcaggctgggaagtGTGAATGAAAGcttgtctgtgctgctgatggccAAAAAGTTCCAGAGAAAGGCTctgcaaaatgcagcagcaatgagaaaatttttctctccccatcctTCAAGGCAGTCTGATTAGTTTCTTCAGCTGTCATGACTGTGATTTCTGAGCATAAGCTTGCATGCActgctgtaatttttgtttcatgttatGCACCGAAAGGCTTTGCGTGTCCCTGTGTGGCAGTCATCTCTAGTTTGGATTTGGGGGCCTCTATCAGTTAGTCCAGCACTTGATCATGTTTGATCATATCAAAGTATCTGAAAGgcttgaaaacattttagttatataaaaaaatcccaataacAACTAACTGTGGTgatcaatcttttttttccctttaaaaaacaTGTTGCTACTTGGTGGCCACAGCATGTATCGGTGTTGTTTCCCCACAAGCTCCCCTTCCTGTGGGTTGCAAAGGGAAGTTAGAAGGGTGGGTTGAATTTCAAGCAGGTGGATGTGAACTGTTTGTGGTTTTAATAAAGTCACTTGAAACCTGGGCTGCATTCCACATTCAGACACTTCACAGGTGCCAGTCACTATGGTGACAAACTCACCAAGTCAGGCTCATTAGAAGACTTGATTTTGATGGCTGATCAGATGGATGTGTCAAAAATTCTgcagttctttcttttctgaccCTTCATCTACCGTAATCAGATAACTAATATCCTTTGTGGTACTGCAGTAAGGCAAATTTTGCAACATACCATAACATGTCAGAAACAGTATGGGTCACAAAATTCGTCTAACAAGGTGGAATGTAGTAGATATTTGATCAAAGTGGTAAGAAATTTCATTGCTATCTCTGAATTGTTGAATGGCCTTTGGAAAGCGGAGAAATGATACAAGGATACATCTCTTGAAAGTATCAAGCTATGTCCCATGTTTTATCTAAAATACTGCTCTGAATACAGCCTGCAGTCATAGTAGTCATCTTTGCAGAATGAGCAGTGTTCATATTCTGCAAATCAAAATTCCTTAAATACCTCCTGTTCAGCTCTATATATTAAAGTTCTTCgaatattcatattttttcatgaaAGCTCCTAGAATTCTCATAtctacaaattttaaaatgtatttttatttttactcacAATAAAGTCTGTTGTTGGAGTGGTTTTTACATCTTTCTGATCTTTTGAGCACCATAAACCTTCTTGATCTTCAAGGTACAAGCTTCACTCCAGCTGCTATTGGTAGTAAATTGTGCTGATAAAGGGAAACAGTGAAGTTGTAATTAATACCTATACTAAAAACTAGGAACTCTTCCAGAGCTGTAGAGACTACTCTGCTTATGTATGCGATGTATGTCCATACACCTAACTCCTCTGCAATTTATGAAGAGAAGTAAATGATTCCCATCTGAATTCTTCTCTTGGCTAGGTATTCCTGTCCTGGATAACCACTGAGACTGCTAATTCCCACTAGTAAAGCCCTGAGGCCAGCTTTATTTCACATCCTCTCTGGCTACACTTACTAAAATGTCCTGCAGAATCCACCTTATCTGCAGTGTTACATAAAGTGGATTCCAGCAAAAGGAACTTTACTTGCTAAGTGTAGGCAGAACTGTTAAGTGAATGTGCAGCTTAATCTGTTTCCTTGTACTTTAGAGGGCTGTAGGAACACTCAAGAACCTTTAATTTATAAAAGTATGCACATGGTAAGGAGCGGCTGACAACCTACAGCTGGGACATACCATTAATGAAAAGATAACACCTGGACCATCAGAACTAGAATAGACTAGTCTGACTTCAGAATATCAGACCAGTAGAGCTGAGATGAAGTTTATTAGGAGGAGCATGTGACAAAGCTCTCAGGTGTGGCAACAAGAACGCTGCTACTACCTGTGAGTTCAGTAACTTGAGAGAAGACCCAAATGTGTGTGTTCTACTGCAGGTTGGGTACTGAGCATCCATGTAATGCAGCCTCAGAAAAGGATAAAGTTTGACCATTCCATGTTTCTCACAGGATCTAAGCTGAAAGAGCTCAGTCTGATCACCTCTTTTATAAACAATTCACTACAGTGTATATTAAGAACCTTTCTAATAAGCAGTGGTCTCTTTACTTACTTTTGGTGTGCTTACAAcaggcagagattttttttttttttttgtgcaatcCTCTTGGGCTAAATGTCAGGAAAGGAGAATAACTTTTCATGTTTCAAAAAAATTAGTCTCAATATCAGTGATCAGAATAAGGAAAACCAGCATAATGACatatgcaaataatttttatacaaAGTATGATTTTCAAAGTTATGATCAGTTTGGTTTAAGAAAGATTCAATGGTCCTCTTATGCAGGACCCTGAATGAAGGCACACTGATTATTAAATTCTTACAGTTATCTGAAATTGTACACTTTTCCAATATTTACCAGTTTGTTGACTTTAAAATTTAACTCAAAAAATTACTATGCATTTTTCTACATGTTCAAATATGTATTGCCTATCCTATGAATATTAACCACATATCTATCCACAATTAAATTGCTGAAGAGGAATTTAATGTGTTACTGCAGAAGGTACAAGGATAAGGAGACTTGAAAGCTGAATTCTGCTAGAATTCAATTAATGAACTCCATTCTTAAAAATACTATGATCTCTAGGTTTTACTGCTCCCGGCTGCAAAATTAGTCCATGTGTTTGTGGGGTCTGGTTTTAAACGATGACAGACAGCTGATTAGTAAAATTATCTGGTAACCTCTGTTTAACTGCAACTCTCTTTGATTTATATCAAATCAGTAATCTATGTAGGGttgaggaataaaaaaaaaaataaattgctgctACAGAGACATCATGCAGAGATTGCAGTTCCAGCAAGGTTCCATTAAAATCTTTTGCCTTCCTGATGGTTCATCTGTGAAGACTATGGgaagtttgtttttccttgccaGATGTTACCCTTCAAGACATTTTGCTTTCCAACCCTTTTCTACTGCTTACTATAAAAAACCACCCCAGAATTAAATATGCATCATGCCTTccagaagattttttaaaaaaagctttattaaacACACACTCTTTAGAATGCATTTAACAATTTCTCCCACCCTGAAGGAATCCTCTATCACACATACAAGTTCTTATTTTCAGTACCAAATCAAGCATGCAAGCCCGTGCTACTCACACTCAGTAACTGAATGGTAACAGAAATGGCCACTGGCAACTGAAACAATGTGTAGAAAAGCAGCTGTCTAACAACTTAAAACTGGGTAAACATCTGCACGGCATATCAGGAATAATCACCTGTCCTGTACAACTACAGGGTAGCAGCACTGAAGGCAAATCTGGTCTGTGACTATTTAACAATAaagcaaatacattttgaaGTATATAAAAGCCCCACCACTTTAGAGAAACTAAGTAGCTTAGGTACATTTCCACTTTAATATTTAATACTGGTTTATAGCATTAGACAGCCATCTCCATTTTAATAGGTGGATGAGGATTATAATCTTCAATCTGAAAGTCTTCTGCCTTGAAATTGCTGATGTCTTTAATCTCACGAAGAATTCTGAGTTTGGGGAAAGGTCTTGGCTCCCtctgaagctgaaataaaagcaagctTACTGTATAAAGCTAAAACTTGAAAGCAGTGACTCTGTTCTCCATCTCAAATCAGATTACACTATGTAGGCTTTCCCTTCCCACCAAGAAGActtacactaaaaaaaaaaaatgaagaaaatcccAAGACAGTTAGGTAGAATCTACCTTAGTATTTTCACAGGGAGCAGTAGGTTTAGTAATAATTTTCAGGTGAATTCCCTGATCATCCAAATGCACTGCAAGTACTTTCAGAGGGCAAATCAGTTCTGGTGGTTACAGATTATATTCCTTCCAGGGGAAATTAAATTGGAAAATCTGACCCAAACATGCATCAAATATTCTACAGCTTCTCACTTCTCATTGTTAGGGTCTGAATCAATAACTACTTCTCTGGATGGTTTTGAACCATACTAATAATAAGGACATTCAGTCCAAGCTGAGGACATTCAGTCCAGCTTAGTCTAATCAAATCAAACACTGATTTTATCCTACTGCAACAAATTACTTCCTGAAGAAAATGTAGCCTTTCTCAGGCAAATAGTAATAGTAATCACTGATTAACTCTGTGaattttaaatccttttctGATACATtacaaagacattttattttgtggtaTTTGGACTAGGTGGAATTATTTTCTAAGTTAAAAGTGCAGATTCTGGCTCCCTAACTTGGTTTTAGAGCAGTATACAGATGTACATTTCAAACATGcttgtatttctgtttgcaaCCTGAATTGAACAGATGTTAAGATATTACAGTTATTAGgatagaaatgagaaaaaaagccacaaaaattaatatctgcaaaaggatatttaaaatatcaaggTAATTTTGCATTGAATAAGCACGGTGGAATATAAAAGGATAGAGTACAGAATATGTACTTACTTGGACTTTTAGAGGTTCCACATGGTTCAGATATATGTGAGCATCTCCTAAGGTGTGTATGAactctccaggctgaaaagaatgaagaataCATGTGGTTTTCAAACAGTCAGGTTCCAAGAAATCAAAACATTACAATGCTTACAGTATTGATTCCCAGCATCTGGTTAGTGTGGAATTGCCGCTGCTGTACAGGATTGTATCCTTGAGAGCTGTGAAGAGCACAAGCTTCTCTGACTAATGCataattaatagaaaatataatgaaatttcCACTAGCTTACCAAAAAATTTATCTGTCAAATCCTGCTATGACAGTAGCTTTGGTAAATGAATGGAGCAATACTGATCTGCTCAGTGACACAGAAACAGGTGCAGCAGTGACATCCAGCTTTTCCACTCCACTTCTAGTAAGTACAACTCGCCAAAGCTGgcttcagagcagctgcctcagccacTGCTAAACAGCAGTGGAGGTGTCAGGCACAGGCAAgcacccagagcctgcagcttcTGTGACTTAGCAACCCCTGAGCAATGGAATTCCACATGGGGAAGTTTCATCAGCTCTTTTACTGGCCTCTGACCAATGTAGATCAGCCCTCAGATGTGTTACACTGAAAACCACCAAAGCCACGAGAGGAAGTGGCTGAGAGGCAACAGCTGGACGTAACGTTAAACTTCACTTTTTTTAGTACCTTGGACTAATTTCTGTGGTTGCTGTGAAGTTTGATTCTTCCCTATTGCCCTGTTTTAAGAAGTTCCATTTCATGTTGCTGGTGGCAGGAGGATTAGGCACTGAAGGCCTTTCTAGTATAATTTTTACATGCCCTAAAGAAAAGGGGTTTTCCCTTGTACAAGACTGTCGTGCTTTCAAGTTTCTCTGCCAAATTACAGAATATAGCTCTGAAGTCAGGGCAGGAGCTACTTAAGCACATACTACCCCTCATCTACATGTAAGCATCTACAGtaagaaatcaaagaaatgcACAGCTGAAATTACAGCTGGAAGTTAGACAGGCAGAATATCAAATTAGAACCTTGACAGCAACTGCTGAGCTACTGCTCACTTCCAATAAACACGTGCTACAAAATACAATCACTTGTATATTACTACCCCATGAGGACAAGCACTCAGATTTCTAAGACTAGTGAACAGGTCAGTCTCGACAGATTCAAGGTATAAAAGAATCTTCTGCTGAACCTGAACTTTAAAATTCTTACATTGCTGATTCTAACTGCCCATACAAAGCAGAGGCAATTCACGTCATTTCACAGGGCCCTTTTTAACACGTATTTCAGCAAGATTTCAAACAGTATGCTCATTCCAGTTTTTCCTGGAGATGACATGAAGAGCCTTATCTTTTAGTCCCTCATTTCTCAgacaagaataaataaaattattaaataccCTACCTTCAGCCCTGTGACATGGGCAATCATGTACGTGAGCAGTGAATAACTGGCAATATTAAAAGGCACTCCTAGTCCCATGTCTCCAGACCTCTGATAGAGTTGGCAAGACAATTCACCATTTAGAACATAGAACTGGCAAAGGGCATGGCACGGAGGCAAAGCCATCAGGGAAATATCTAGGAATTGAGGTACAGAAGGTGGAGGGGGTGGAGAAAACAGTAACAGCATTAGTGTGTTATAAATGTAGAAGATGCAAAACCTAAACAAGCATGTAATGAGATACAGTAGAGTGCCAACTGCACTGTcattctgttgttttttctcttgtttataAGCACATGCTGCCCAAGCAATTAAGTCCAGGTCATGACAAGCTGTCTCCTGGGCTGCATGACCAGAAAGTCATAAACAGAAATTCCACAGAACAGACTTATGCCATAATGTTGCACAGCAGTTTATTTCTACTCACCTTGGTGAGACAGCTGAATTCCCTAAAGGAAGACATTAAGAGTAAAATTAAGCATACTCCCTAAAACAAATTCCAACTGCTTCATCTTACTCTCTTCCCATTGCAATGTGCTTGTTGAGATACAatgatcattaaaaaaaaaaaaaatcagaaaccagaagattttgagtgtttttctacatttaaaaaGTGGAGAGAGTAAAATTACAGCTTGACAAAGAAAACTTTCACCGGATATTTTCTAAGAATGTTTACCCTTGAAAATAACAGCAATAGCATGTGGCATACCCTTTCACACAACAGTGGAAAATGCTGTGCGTTTTTTTTCAAGCACAGATCTATCAGTGGTGAAAGTTAAACATTCTCTTGCAGTAGCTCTTGTTTACAAGTTGCCCTACAGAGTGAATGGATGTCCATGTATAAAACAGACCCTGTATGATACAGATTCATCATATGAACCCATGTTCAAGGAGAAGATTACAacacaaattaatatttttgttctctaGTTTTAAGGGTTGACAACAGATTAAATGGCTAAAAGCCAAACACAGctttaatatagttttaatggtttgggttttttacctttttaaaataagagttACTGTCTTTGAATAGACTGTATGTCAAAGACACTGGTGTATCCCTCATTTTAACCTGGAGAGAAAAACTTTCAAGAAATGGTTCGTTATTTTTGAGGTTTGGAACATGAGGATAAAGTAGAAAGAGAATCAAGATTGTAACTCCTGACCATTTTTACTGCACTTCTGGTAGTTTTATAAAGAATGAAGAAGGACACCGAATGGAACTGACTGTTGACACAGGAACAGAACATAATTTGGCACACAGCAATATAATGTAATTGAGCACACAGCAATATAATGTGCAACCCCATTCACTTTACACCAGCTGTTCAATACCTTTGGGATTCCAAGCACACATAATGATTCTTCTGTCATCTGGATTGGTTTTGATAGTTTCAATCACTTTTTGCAACTGATCAACTCCTTGGTTGGAGTAAtctggagaaacagaacaaataagATCTAAACTGGACAGATTCAAGTCATGGTATTTTTTAACAGCTGGCCCATGTCCCACTGAAAAGTGATACCCAAATGACAACCTCTGAAGATTTTATTGCAACTTGGAGACAGATTAATAAGTTGGCACCATCCAAATATAGGCTGTTGTTTGTCTTTCTTAGGATGCTCCAGAGCTTGTAAAGTACTCATGATGATATTTCTGTATGTCCCCCCAAATCTTCTGTGTGCTTTGAGTACCTTTAGCACCCACTGAAATAAGACCACTCCTATCTATTCCATTTTCAACCACTTGATTTATTTTAAGACCAATTAAAAATTCTGTATAATCACTAAACCCCAAGAAACAGAAGCTGCAATAGAAAAAACTAGCTGGACAAAGCATGATATTTTATCACTCATGATGACTTGTTACCTAAATAGGACAAGAGCTGTACTGGAATGGACAAGCTATTACAACCTAGT includes these proteins:
- the TYMS gene encoding thymidylate synthase, translated to MPADGELLSGPAACPEPGEQQYLQQVRHILQHGHRREDRTGTGTISVFGMQARYSLRDQFPLLTTKRVFWKGVLEELLWFIKGSTNAKELSAKGVKIWDANGSREFLDKQGFSTREEGDLGPVYGFQWRHFGAEYKDMHTDYSNQGVDQLQKVIETIKTNPDDRRIIMCAWNPKDISLMALPPCHALCQFYVLNGELSCQLYQRSGDMGLGVPFNIASYSLLTYMIAHVTGLKPGEFIHTLGDAHIYLNHVEPLKVQLQREPRPFPKLRILREIKDISNFKAEDFQIEDYNPHPPIKMEMAV